In one Brienomyrus brachyistius isolate T26 chromosome 5, BBRACH_0.4, whole genome shotgun sequence genomic region, the following are encoded:
- the LOC125742660 gene encoding hemoglobin subunit beta-like, translating into MVQWTDAERAAIADIFGKINRDVVGPNALARCLIVYPWTRRYFGGFGNLYSADAILANPKVAAHGKVVLGGLEKAMKNLDDIKKTFAPLSELHSEKLNVDPDNFRLLADCLTLVIAGQMGAAFTPEVQAAWQKFLAVVVSALCRQYY; encoded by the exons ATGGTTCAGTGGACTGATGCTGAGCGCGCCGCCATCGCTGATATCTTCGGCAAAATCAACCGCGATGTAGTTGGACCAAACGCACTTGCAAG GTGCCTTATCGTGTACCCCTGGACCCGGAGATATTTCGGTGGCTTTGGAAACTTGTACAGCGCCGATGCCATCCTGGCGAATCCCAAGGTCGCTGCCCACGGAAAGGTTGTGCTTGGCGGGCTGGAGAAGGCTATGAAGAACTTGGATGACATCAAGAAAACCTTCGCCCCGCTGAGCGAGCTGCATTCAGAGAAACTGAACGTGGACCCCGATAACTTCAGA ctGCTGGCTGACTGTCTCACCCTCGTCATTGCTGGGCAGATGGGCGCTGCGTTCACACCGGAAGTTCAGGCAGCGTGGCAGAAATTTCTTGCTGTTGTTGTTTCTGCTCTCTGCAGGCAATATTACTAA
- the LOC125742664 gene encoding hemoglobin embryonic subunit alpha-like, translating to MSLSAKEKTLVKTFFNKVSGRVDDIGNEALSRMLTVYPQTKTYFAHWQDLSPGSAPVRKHGKTIMAGVMEAVEKIDNLCDGLRNLSDLHAFVLRVDPSNFKILCHCLLVVLALTSPEDFTPETHVAIDKFLASVSLALSEKYR from the exons ATGAGTCTTTCAGCCAAAGAGAAAACTCTTGTCAAAACTTTCTTCAACAAAGTGTCCGGAAGAGTAGATGATATTGGGAATGAGGCTCTGTCTAG AATGCTGACTGTCTACCCTCAGACCAAGACCTATTTTGCCCACTGGCAGGACCTGAGCCCCGGCTCTGCCCCTGTTAGGAAGCATGGGAAAACCATCATGGCAGGTGTCATGGAGGCGGTGGAGAAAATCGATAACCTCTGTGACGGTCTTAGGAACCTGAGTGATCTGCATGCGTTTGTGCTGCGAGTGGATCCTTCCAACTTCAAA ATTCTGTGTCACTGCCTTCTCGTGGTGCTGGCCTTGACGTCACCTGAGGACTTCACCCCTGAGACACACGTCGCTATCGACAAGTTCCTCGCCAGCGTGTCTCTGGCCCTGTCTGAGAAGTACCGTTAA
- the LOC125742662 gene encoding hemoglobin subunit beta-like has translation MVQWTDAERAAIADIFGKIDRNVVGPNALARCLIVYPWTRRYFGGFGNLYSADAILANPKVAAHGKVVLGGLEKAMKNLDDIKKTFAPLSELHSEKLNVDPDNFRLLADCLTLVIAGQMRAAFTPEVQAAWQKFLAVVVSALCRQYY, from the exons ATGGTTCAGTGGACTGATGCTGAGCGCGCCGCCATCGCTGATATCTTCGGCAAAATCGACCGCAATGTAGTTGGACCAAACGCACTTGCCAG GTGCCTTATCGTGTACCCCTGGACCCGGAGATATTTCGGTGGCTTTGGAAACTTGTACAGCGCCGATGCCATCCTGGCGAATCCCAAGGTCGCTGCCCACGGAAAGGTTGTGCTTGGCGGGCTGGAGAAGGCTATGAAGAACTTGGATGACATCAAGAAAACCTTCGCCCCGCTGAGCGAGCTGCATTCAGAGAAACTGAACGTGGACCCCGATAACTTCAGA ctGCTGGCTGACTGTCTCACCCTTGTCATTGCTGGGCAGATGCGCGCTGCGTTCACACCGGAAGTTCAGGCAGCGTGGCAGAAGTTTCTTGCTGTTGTTGTTTCTGCTCTCTGCAGGCAATATTACTAA
- the LOC125742669 gene encoding hemoglobin embryonic subunit alpha-like — protein sequence MSLSAKEKTLVKTFFSKVSGRVDDIGNEALSRMLTVYPQTKTYFAHWQDLSPGSAPVRKHGKTIMAGVMEAVEKIDNLCEGLRDLSHLHAFVLRVDPSNFKILCHCLLVVLSITSPEDFTPETHIAMDKFLANVILALSEKYR from the exons ATGAGTCTTTCAGCCAAAGAGAAAACTCTTGTCAAAACTTTCTTCAGCAAAGTGTCCGGAAGAGTAGATGATATTGGGAATGAGGCTCTGTCTAG AATGCTGACTGTCTACCCTCAGACCAAGACCTATTTTGCCCACTGGCAGGACCTGAGCCCCGGCTCTGCCCCTGTTAGGAAGCATGGGAAAACCATCATGGCAGGTGTCATGGAGGCGGTGGAGAAAATCGATAACCTCTGTGAGGGTCTTAGGGACCTGAGTCATCTACATGCGTTTGTGCTGCGAGTGGATCCTTCCAACTTCAAA ATTCTGTGTCACTGCCTTCTGGTGGTGCTGTCCATCACGTCGCCTGAGGACTTCACCCCTGAGACACACATCGCTATGGACAAGTTCCTCGCCAATGTGATACTGGCCCTGTCTGAGAAGTACCGTTAA
- the LOC125742657 gene encoding hemoglobin subunit beta-like codes for MVQWTDAERAAIADIFGKIDRDVVGPNALARCLIVYPWTRRYFGGFGNLYSADAILANPKVAAHGKVVLGGLEKAMKNLDDIKKTFAPLSELHSEKLNVDPDNFRLLADCLTLVIAGQMRAAFTPEVQAAWQKFLAVVVSALCRQYY; via the exons ATGGTTCAGTGGACTGATGCTGAGCGCGCCGCCATCGCTGATATCTTCGGCAAAATCGACCGCGATGTAGTTGGACCAAACGCACTTGCCAG GTGCCTTATCGTGTACCCCTGGACCCGGAGATATTTCGGTGGCTTTGGAAACTTGTACAGCGCCGATGCCATCCTGGCGAATCCCAAGGTCGCTGCCCACGGAAAGGTTGTGCTTGGCGGGCTGGAGAAGGCTATGAAGAACTTGGATGACATCAAGAAAACCTTCGCCCCGCTGAGCGAGCTGCATTCAGAGAAACTGAACGTGGACCCCGATAACTTCAGA ctGCTGGCTGACTGTCTCACCCTCGTCATTGCTGGGCAGATGCGCGCTGCGTTCACACCGGAAGTTCAGGCAGCGTGGCAGAAGTTTCTTGCTGTTGTTGTTTCTGCTCTCTGCAGGCAGTATTACTAA
- the LOC125742656 gene encoding hemoglobin cathodic subunit beta-like: MVEWTEAERRAIESVWEKIDINVIGPQALESVLIVYPWTQRYFGAFGNLSSVSAITGNPKVAIHGKIVLKSLGLGVKNLDDIKNTYAKLSELHSEKLNVDPDNFRLLADCITIVISTKLGPAFPPEVQAAWQKFLDVVVSALSREYH, translated from the exons ATGGTTGAATGGACAGAGGCCGAGCGTCGCGCTATCGAAAGTGTTTGGGAGAAAATCGATATAAATGTCATCGGTCCACAGGCTTTAGAAAG TGTTCTGATTGTCTACCCTTGGACTCAGCGGTATTTTGGCGCTTTCGGAAATTTATCAAGTGTGTCAGCGATCACCGGCAACCCAAAGGTGGCCATTCACGGAAAGATCGTCTTAAAGTCATTAGGCTTGGGCGTGAAGAATCTGGAcgacatcaaaaacacttatgcTAAACTCAGCGAGCTCCACTCTGAGAAACTTAATGTTGATCCTGACAACTTTAGG CTACTAGCAGACTGCATTACCATCGTCATTTCTACCAAATTAGGTCCCGCCTTCCCTCCCGAAGTCCAAGCCGCATGGCAGAAGTTCCTGGATGTCGTGGTCTCCGCTCTTAGTAGAGAATACCATTAG
- the zgc:163057 gene encoding hemoglobin subunit alpha-D-like, producing MLSKYEKELLVIIWEKVSVHAEDIGAESLLRMFTCFPKTKTYFAHLNIGPGSAHLRSHGKKIILAITEGAKNISSLTTTLAPLSTLHAYQLRIHPTNFKLLSHCILVTLGNRMADEFTPVAHAALDKFLSAFSAVLAEKYR from the exons ATGCTCTCCAAGTACGAAAAAGAGCTTCTTGTAATAATTtgggaaaaggtgtctgtgcaTGCTGAAGACATTGGAGCTGAATCCCTTTTAAG AATGTTCACTTGCTTTCCGAAAACCAAGACGTATTTCGCCCACTTGAACATCGGTCCTGGGTCTGCACATCTTCGTTCCCATGGTAAGAAGATAATACTGGCGATAACGGAGGGGGCCAAGAACATCAGCAGTCTGACCACCACCCTGGCGCCCCTCAGCACGCTACACGCCTACCAGCTAAGGATACATCCCACTAATTTCAAG CtcttgtcccactgtatccTGGTCACACTGGGCAACCGGATGGCTGATGAGTTCACGCCCGTAGCACATGCTGCCCTAGATAAGTTCCTCTCGGCTTTCTCAGCCGTGCTCGCTGAGAAATACAGATAA